In Rhizobium sp. WSM4643, the following are encoded in one genomic region:
- the tyrS gene encoding tyrosine--tRNA ligase, which translates to METLVTPSSQPTGPRSDFLRTLSERGFLHQCTDLEALDSWLCSGAGTAYSGFDLTADSLHVGHLIPIMMLRWFQKTGNKPIALLGGATSRLGDPSFRDTSRPFLSQEQIMKNLIGIRRVFERFLAFGDGPTDAVMVNNADWLGGLNYLDFLRDIGPHFSVNRMLTSESVRQRLEREQSLSLLEFNYMVMQAYDFHVLAESRGCLLQLGGSDQWGNIVSGVEFGRRIGGRALFGLTAPLLTTSSGAKMGKSVSGAVWLNADRLSPYEFWQFWRNAADVDVGRFLRLFTELPLSEIARLEVLRDSEINEAKKILADQITSLCHGADAAAQASETSRRTFEAGEVPTGLPTINLPDSLRGDFPLVDAMVVAGLARSKSEARRLIVGGGVRVNGGSVKDETTRLGDSDVQDGVIRLSVGRKRHILLQPA; encoded by the coding sequence ATGGAGACCCTCGTGACACCATCCTCTCAGCCCACCGGACCCAGATCCGACTTTCTTCGCACTCTGAGCGAGCGCGGCTTCCTGCATCAATGCACCGACTTGGAAGCGCTCGACAGCTGGCTTTGTTCAGGAGCCGGCACGGCCTATAGCGGCTTCGATCTCACCGCCGACAGCTTGCATGTCGGCCATCTCATTCCGATCATGATGCTGCGGTGGTTCCAGAAGACGGGTAACAAACCCATCGCTTTGCTCGGCGGTGCGACAAGCCGCCTGGGCGATCCGAGTTTCCGCGACACGTCGCGTCCTTTTCTCAGCCAAGAGCAGATCATGAAAAACTTGATCGGCATCCGGAGGGTCTTCGAGCGCTTCCTCGCGTTCGGGGACGGCCCGACCGATGCTGTCATGGTCAATAATGCCGACTGGTTGGGCGGGCTCAACTATCTCGATTTCCTGCGCGATATCGGACCGCATTTTTCAGTCAATCGGATGCTCACATCGGAGAGCGTGCGCCAACGGTTGGAACGAGAGCAATCGCTGTCATTGCTGGAATTCAACTACATGGTCATGCAGGCTTACGACTTCCATGTCCTCGCGGAAAGCCGCGGCTGCCTGCTTCAACTGGGTGGCTCCGACCAGTGGGGCAATATCGTCAGCGGCGTCGAATTTGGACGGCGGATTGGCGGGCGAGCGCTGTTTGGATTGACTGCCCCGCTGCTGACGACGTCGTCGGGTGCGAAGATGGGCAAGAGCGTTTCGGGCGCGGTTTGGCTGAACGCCGATCGGTTGTCGCCTTATGAGTTCTGGCAATTCTGGAGAAATGCGGCAGATGTCGACGTGGGTCGTTTTCTCAGGCTGTTCACTGAGTTGCCCTTAAGTGAAATTGCACGCCTCGAAGTGCTTCGGGATTCCGAGATCAACGAAGCGAAAAAGATCCTTGCCGACCAGATCACGAGCCTGTGCCACGGGGCAGATGCGGCAGCGCAAGCTTCCGAAACCTCCCGGCGCACCTTCGAAGCAGGCGAGGTGCCGACGGGTCTTCCGACAATCAATCTCCCGGATAGCCTTCGCGGTGATTTTCCGTTGGTCGACGCTATGGTCGTTGCCGGGCTCGCCAGGTCGAAAAGCGAAGCACGTCGATTGATCGTCGGCGGCGGTGTGCGGGTGAACGGCGGCAGCGTGAAAGACGAGACAACGCGGCTTGGCGACTCCGACGTCCAGGACGGCGTGATCCGGCTGTCAGTCGGCAGGAAGCGACACATCCTCCTTCAGCCGGCCTAG
- a CDS encoding TIGR02594 family protein, whose product MKVILVIVLTALAVPCEADMLGTASRYKSMHERSISFLGINPRRVSWCGAFLAFVAKRSSRQPPPNPNMAASWRTFGQPVGVRSARRGDVVVIRTGRRFHVSLFDHIDPGRQYVYLFGGNQSNRVQLSRYRASSVVAVRR is encoded by the coding sequence ATGAAGGTTATTCTCGTCATCGTCCTCACGGCGCTTGCCGTGCCCTGTGAGGCGGACATGCTCGGCACGGCATCCCGATACAAAAGCATGCATGAACGCTCCATCTCCTTCCTCGGCATCAATCCGCGCCGGGTATCGTGGTGCGGCGCATTTCTAGCCTTTGTCGCCAAGCGATCTTCGCGACAGCCGCCGCCCAACCCCAACATGGCAGCGTCCTGGAGGACGTTCGGCCAACCGGTCGGCGTCCGCTCCGCCAGGCGAGGGGATGTCGTGGTGATCCGCACCGGCCGGCGCTTTCATGTGAGCCTGTTCGATCACATCGACCCGGGCCGGCAGTACGTCTACTTGTTCGGCGGCAACCAATCCAACCGGGTCCAACTGTCCAGATATCGTGCCAGTTCGGTCGTCGCGGTGCGACGATGA
- a CDS encoding potassium transporter Kup, which translates to MTSTHMDKTGDGVGRKGFVGLVIGAVGVVYGDIGTSPLYAFREALRPFAADGVHEAEVIGLISLMVWTLTIIVTFKYVLFLLRADNDGEGGTLSLLALLMKKMGRNVPVLFFAGLIGAALFIGDAMITPALSVMSALEGLKLITPAFAEYVPPLSAAIMIILFAVQSRGTAAVSMFFGPITVLWFLSMAAGGLLHIGDDWRILGALNPVNAFLFLTHAGLVGLIVLGAVFLTVTGAEALYADLGHFGRRPIQMAWFVLVFPALLLNYLGQGALVLAHPEAAINPFFLMYPDWALLPIVLLATMATIIASQAVITGAFSLARQAVHLGFLPRLRIKFTSETNTGQIYVPSVNLLLLIGVLMLIFSFGDSESLATAYGISVTGAMVITTMLAFQFLRAAWEYSLVLAAGALLPLFIIEVVFLAANLLKIHDGGWVPVALALAIMILMWTWTRGQAYLKRLRANNEIPLDSFIRSIERKSDHSPVTVPGTAVFLTSVPDRTPNVLLHNLKHNHVLHEQNVILTVWTEDEPYVSNSRRIKISQLSPRFVRLDITFGFMDDPDVTRALALCREGGFKFEIMRTSFYLGRRNLVRTPNTGLPGWQERIFMALEGLAIDPSDYFNLPSNRVVELGEQIAI; encoded by the coding sequence ATGACGTCGACGCATATGGATAAGACGGGGGATGGCGTCGGCCGGAAGGGCTTTGTCGGGCTGGTCATCGGCGCGGTCGGCGTTGTCTATGGCGATATCGGCACCAGCCCGCTCTATGCCTTCCGCGAGGCGCTCCGGCCCTTTGCCGCCGATGGCGTGCATGAGGCAGAGGTCATCGGCCTGATTTCGCTGATGGTCTGGACGCTGACGATCATCGTGACCTTCAAATATGTGCTCTTCCTTCTCAGGGCAGACAATGACGGCGAAGGCGGCACGCTTTCACTTCTCGCCCTCCTGATGAAGAAAATGGGACGAAACGTGCCGGTGCTCTTCTTCGCCGGCCTGATCGGCGCCGCCCTGTTCATCGGCGATGCGATGATCACGCCTGCTTTATCGGTCATGTCGGCGCTCGAAGGCCTGAAATTGATCACGCCCGCCTTTGCCGAATACGTCCCGCCTTTGTCGGCGGCGATCATGATTATTCTCTTTGCCGTCCAATCGAGGGGAACGGCCGCCGTCTCAATGTTTTTCGGGCCGATAACAGTGTTGTGGTTTCTGTCCATGGCGGCGGGTGGCCTGCTCCATATCGGTGACGACTGGCGGATTCTGGGCGCGCTCAATCCGGTCAATGCATTCCTGTTCCTCACCCATGCCGGCCTTGTCGGCCTCATCGTGCTCGGCGCCGTCTTTCTGACGGTGACGGGTGCGGAGGCGCTCTATGCCGATCTCGGGCATTTCGGGCGCCGCCCGATCCAGATGGCATGGTTCGTTCTGGTCTTTCCGGCACTGCTCTTGAACTATCTCGGCCAGGGCGCACTGGTTCTCGCCCATCCGGAGGCCGCCATCAATCCGTTCTTTCTGATGTATCCTGACTGGGCCTTGCTGCCGATAGTTCTCCTGGCGACGATGGCAACGATCATCGCCAGCCAAGCTGTGATAACAGGCGCATTTTCGCTGGCCCGCCAGGCCGTTCACCTCGGCTTCCTGCCGAGGCTCAGGATCAAGTTCACCTCGGAGACCAACACTGGCCAGATCTATGTGCCGAGCGTCAATCTTCTCCTTCTGATCGGCGTGCTGATGCTGATCTTTTCTTTCGGCGATTCCGAGTCGCTGGCGACGGCCTACGGTATCTCGGTGACCGGCGCCATGGTGATCACGACGATGCTGGCCTTCCAGTTTCTCCGAGCCGCCTGGGAATACTCCCTTGTCCTTGCCGCAGGCGCACTGCTGCCGCTATTCATCATCGAAGTGGTATTCCTGGCGGCCAATCTGTTGAAAATTCACGATGGCGGCTGGGTTCCGGTCGCCCTTGCCTTGGCAATCATGATCCTGATGTGGACATGGACCCGAGGCCAAGCCTATCTGAAGAGACTGCGGGCCAACAATGAGATCCCGCTCGATTCCTTCATCAGGTCGATCGAGCGAAAGTCGGACCATTCGCCGGTCACCGTTCCTGGAACGGCAGTGTTCCTGACCAGCGTTCCGGACCGGACACCGAATGTCCTGCTCCACAATCTCAAGCACAACCACGTGCTCCACGAACAGAATGTTATTCTGACCGTCTGGACCGAGGACGAACCTTATGTTTCCAACAGCCGCCGCATCAAGATCAGCCAGCTCTCGCCGCGCTTTGTGCGCCTCGACATCACTTTTGGCTTCATGGACGACCCCGATGTCACCAGGGCATTGGCTCTATGCCGCGAGGGCGGCTTCAAGTTCGAGATCATGAGAACCTCCTTTTATCTCGGCCGCCGGAACCTCGTCAGGACGCCGAACACCGGGCTGCCCGGCTGGCAGGAGCGCATATTCATGGCGCTGGAGGGCTTGGCGATCGATCCCTCCGATTATTTCAATCTGCCGTCCAACCGCGTCGTCGAACTCGGCGAGCAGATCGCCATTTAG
- a CDS encoding MFS transporter, translated as MLLLTLVLVVLDGAIANVALPSIAVSLQAEAGSTVWVVSAYQLAVLVAILPCGALGEIYGARRVFLIGVALFTAASAACAFAGDLPLLILARFAQGLGGGAIMALAMMNLRSAVPQHMLGPIIGINAMVIAISSAAGPGIAGAILSVTTWPWLFAVNIPLGAIVLLGGGQLGQIQGAKRKLNAKAMLANTLMFILFFCGADRIAIAPISGAVLIIASLACLFVLLRLERNSDAPIVPTDLLAEPAFRVAVIASVSCFCGQMLSYIALPFYLQHTLHMTPVLAGLYMMPWPAATAIIAPISGRLANRVKTAWLCAIGGALLALGLLVVGFTPPDPRGIAFLVGTVIAGLGFGLFQTPNNRILLLSAPKARSGAAGAMQGTARLLGQTLGGICMSIIFATLPLSSALEFAIVTAGGCAAIASLVSLSRARYEVARQPGAT; from the coding sequence ATGTTGCTTCTTACGCTTGTTCTTGTCGTTTTGGACGGAGCTATTGCCAATGTCGCCTTACCCTCGATTGCGGTCTCGCTGCAGGCGGAGGCGGGTAGCACCGTATGGGTCGTCTCGGCCTATCAGCTGGCCGTGCTCGTCGCCATTCTACCATGTGGTGCGCTGGGTGAAATCTACGGCGCGCGGCGGGTCTTCCTGATCGGCGTCGCGCTGTTCACCGCGGCTTCCGCGGCCTGCGCCTTCGCGGGCGACCTTCCCTTGCTGATCCTTGCTCGTTTCGCGCAGGGCTTGGGAGGTGGCGCGATCATGGCGCTTGCCATGATGAACCTGCGCTCGGCGGTGCCGCAGCATATGCTGGGTCCGATCATCGGCATCAATGCCATGGTCATCGCCATTTCTTCCGCTGCCGGCCCCGGCATTGCCGGCGCCATTCTTTCCGTTACGACCTGGCCCTGGCTGTTTGCAGTCAATATACCACTCGGCGCCATCGTTCTGCTCGGCGGCGGTCAGCTCGGGCAAATTCAGGGCGCGAAGCGAAAGCTGAACGCGAAGGCGATGCTGGCCAACACTCTGATGTTCATCCTATTCTTCTGCGGCGCCGACCGGATAGCGATCGCGCCGATAAGCGGTGCCGTCCTCATTATCGCCTCGCTAGCCTGCCTTTTCGTCCTGCTGCGCCTTGAACGGAACAGTGACGCACCAATCGTTCCCACGGACCTGCTGGCGGAACCGGCATTCCGCGTCGCGGTTATCGCCTCGGTATCCTGTTTCTGCGGCCAGATGCTGAGCTACATCGCGCTGCCCTTTTACCTTCAACACACGCTGCACATGACGCCGGTTCTGGCCGGTCTATACATGATGCCCTGGCCTGCTGCGACTGCGATCATCGCGCCCATTTCCGGACGTTTGGCAAACCGCGTCAAGACGGCATGGCTTTGCGCCATCGGCGGCGCGCTGCTCGCCCTGGGCCTCCTGGTGGTCGGATTCACCCCGCCCGACCCGAGAGGTATCGCGTTTCTCGTCGGCACCGTGATCGCCGGCCTCGGTTTCGGACTGTTCCAAACGCCGAACAACCGAATTCTCCTTCTATCGGCGCCGAAAGCCAGAAGCGGCGCCGCCGGCGCCATGCAAGGCACCGCGCGGCTTCTCGGCCAAACCCTGGGTGGGATCTGCATGTCGATCATCTTCGCAACATTGCCGTTGTCGAGCGCGCTCGAATTTGCGATCGTCACTGCAGGCGGCTGCGCGGCAATAGCGAGCCTGGTCAGCCTGAGCCGGGCTCGCTACGAAGTGGCGAGACAGCCTGGAGCGACTTGA
- a CDS encoding LysR family transcriptional regulator, whose amino-acid sequence MSDLDLNLLVALDALLREQSVSAAARRLGLSTSAMSRTLSRLRTALGDPILVPAGRGMVATPHALAIGAEVHLLKEAVQAVLSPPSTVEIREVRRHFTIRANEAFVLLYAAGLSAAVTNAAPGIRLRFAPRSNKDVQALRDAAIDLDIGVLPRDSGELRCQTLFEDRYVGLARLGHPIFDADRITAERYAAWGHVLFSTQADFAGPIDRALAELGHVRDVRLIVPSFPAVIAVAAASDLIGSIPKSYCKSAAISHIETFDLPVPVSGFNIVQAWHPRMDADPVHRWLRALIFETFHSMN is encoded by the coding sequence ATGTCTGATCTCGATCTCAACCTCTTGGTGGCACTGGATGCGTTGCTGCGCGAGCAGAGCGTATCGGCCGCCGCTCGTCGGCTTGGCCTCAGCACGTCCGCCATGAGCCGGACGCTGTCACGGTTGAGGACTGCGCTGGGTGATCCGATCCTTGTTCCGGCCGGGCGCGGCATGGTTGCGACGCCCCATGCCCTGGCGATTGGCGCCGAGGTACATTTGTTGAAAGAAGCTGTGCAAGCCGTGCTTAGTCCGCCGTCGACCGTGGAGATCCGGGAGGTGCGCCGCCATTTCACCATCCGTGCCAATGAGGCATTCGTGCTTCTCTACGCCGCGGGTCTCAGCGCCGCCGTGACGAACGCTGCCCCGGGGATAAGGCTTCGCTTTGCGCCGAGATCGAACAAAGACGTTCAGGCATTGAGGGACGCAGCCATAGATTTGGACATCGGTGTCCTCCCGCGAGACAGCGGGGAATTGCGTTGCCAAACCCTTTTCGAGGATCGGTATGTCGGTCTCGCAAGGCTAGGGCACCCGATCTTCGATGCAGATCGGATAACGGCGGAGCGTTATGCTGCCTGGGGCCATGTGCTCTTCTCGACGCAAGCGGATTTTGCCGGTCCGATCGACAGGGCGCTCGCCGAATTGGGCCATGTCCGTGATGTCAGACTGATCGTGCCAAGCTTTCCGGCGGTGATAGCCGTCGCGGCAGCATCCGACTTGATCGGCTCGATTCCGAAGTCATATTGCAAGTCCGCCGCGATAAGCCATATCGAAACCTTTGACCTGCCCGTGCCCGTGTCGGGTTTCAACATCGTGCAGGCGTGGCACCCCCGCATGGACGCAGATCCCGTGCATCGCTGGCTGAGGGCGCTGATTTTTGAGACCTTCCACTCAATGAACTGA
- a CDS encoding MFS transporter, producing the protein MKPHHRIFFIQFAVALSLGAFVSRLPDLQLKFSLTEGELGLLLAVLSSGVLCGLTFSVSFIERFGARTMAFVTVFGASLFLALIPWMPSALLAVPLFFIAGVFTGAFEINANIETDRHEARLGYRIMSRAHGMWSLGFCITALVAAGLRQAAVSVELHSFITLVTVLIAGSIVFSGIENAPRRQDAHLGDTPIIAFPTIELLPLCLVAAAPLLAEGASVDWSAIYMRDVFAVEPFVGGLSVTIFSSFIAIGRLGMDPVIDRFNPRPVAITLLGIAAIGLVMVATATHPVVALAGFGLTGIGCSSVYPLAISAAARRTDRPAPVNVAALAQTTFLVFFAGPPLLGLVAEHFGIRFSYWMVVPVIGAALLVTKALAAASAPVTGHPEPVQPQG; encoded by the coding sequence ATGAAGCCGCACCATCGCATTTTCTTCATTCAGTTTGCCGTGGCCCTTTCCCTGGGGGCGTTTGTTTCGCGGCTGCCCGACCTTCAGCTCAAGTTCAGCCTGACCGAAGGGGAGCTTGGCCTTCTGCTCGCCGTCCTGTCCTCCGGGGTTCTCTGCGGCTTGACGTTCTCGGTGAGCTTCATCGAGAGGTTCGGTGCGCGCACGATGGCCTTCGTCACCGTCTTCGGTGCGTCGCTGTTTTTGGCGCTGATCCCCTGGATGCCATCAGCTCTTCTAGCGGTGCCATTGTTCTTCATTGCCGGCGTTTTCACCGGAGCATTCGAGATCAACGCCAATATCGAAACCGATCGCCACGAGGCGCGGCTTGGGTACCGCATCATGAGCCGGGCTCACGGCATGTGGAGCCTCGGCTTCTGCATCACCGCCCTTGTTGCCGCCGGCTTGCGGCAGGCTGCCGTCTCCGTCGAACTGCATAGCTTCATCACCCTCGTGACCGTCTTGATTGCCGGGTCGATCGTTTTCTCCGGGATCGAGAATGCGCCTCGGCGGCAGGACGCTCACCTCGGAGATACTCCGATCATCGCTTTTCCGACGATCGAACTGCTCCCCCTTTGCCTTGTCGCCGCAGCTCCGCTTCTCGCCGAAGGCGCAAGCGTCGATTGGTCGGCGATCTATATGCGCGACGTATTTGCGGTCGAACCCTTCGTCGGCGGGCTCAGCGTGACCATTTTCTCCTCGTTCATCGCCATCGGGCGGCTCGGCATGGACCCTGTCATCGACCGCTTCAATCCGCGGCCGGTCGCAATCACTCTCCTTGGGATCGCGGCCATCGGTCTCGTCATGGTTGCGACGGCGACACACCCTGTTGTTGCGCTCGCTGGCTTCGGCCTGACGGGTATCGGCTGCTCTTCGGTCTATCCGCTTGCCATCTCGGCTGCGGCCCGGCGCACGGATCGCCCCGCACCGGTTAATGTAGCGGCGCTGGCGCAGACGACGTTTCTCGTGTTTTTCGCAGGGCCGCCGCTGCTCGGCCTTGTTGCCGAACATTTCGGCATCCGCTTTTCGTACTGGATGGTTGTCCCGGTTATCGGTGCCGCACTCCTGGTCACCAAGGCGCTTGCCGCTGCTTCCGCGCCGGTCACAGGGCATCCCGAACCGGTGCAACCGCAGGGTTGA
- a CDS encoding pyridoxal phosphate-dependent decarboxylase family protein: MSAIASLFQEAARLAAAFRQAAPARHMPTHDYAASLACFDEPLPAAGSDMLDVIRRLSDGAEPGLHATTGPRFFGWVIGGSHPVGVAADFLTSAWGQNAGNHVVAPAAAAVETVAARWLLDLLKLPAESSVGFVTGATVANFTCLAAARGEVLRQVGWDADAKGLFGAPEITVLIGDDAHTTVFSALQFLGLGHDRVLRLPTDVLGRIDPTAFLGALDSVAGPLIAVLQAGQINTGAFDDFGKIIPPLKAKDAWVHVDGAFGLWAQASAKTSHLSRGIEAADNWATDGHKWLQTPYDCGYAIVRNELAHRRAMTIAASYLPLAGEGERDPSHYVPELSRRARGFATWAMLKHLGRDGIATLIDQCCASARLMADLLSQQPGIAILNDVALNQLVIRFGADLPSEEGDTLTRKTIEKIQADGMIFASGAKWRGRDVLRLSVTNFQTTSDEAQRAAESIIAAFKSVSRG, encoded by the coding sequence ATGTCGGCAATCGCATCTCTGTTTCAGGAGGCCGCCCGCCTTGCCGCCGCGTTCCGGCAGGCAGCGCCCGCCCGCCATATGCCCACCCATGACTACGCAGCCTCGCTTGCCTGTTTCGACGAGCCGCTGCCGGCGGCCGGTTCCGATATGCTTGATGTCATCAGGCGCCTCTCGGATGGCGCAGAACCTGGGCTGCATGCAACCACAGGGCCGCGCTTTTTCGGCTGGGTCATCGGCGGCTCCCATCCGGTCGGCGTCGCCGCCGATTTCCTCACCAGCGCCTGGGGCCAGAATGCCGGAAACCATGTCGTCGCACCGGCCGCGGCGGCTGTCGAGACCGTCGCGGCGAGATGGCTTCTCGATCTCCTGAAGCTGCCGGCGGAAAGCTCGGTCGGCTTCGTCACCGGAGCGACGGTGGCGAACTTCACCTGCCTTGCCGCCGCACGCGGCGAGGTGCTGCGCCAGGTGGGCTGGGATGCCGATGCAAAGGGCCTGTTCGGTGCGCCTGAGATTACCGTGCTCATCGGCGACGACGCCCACACCACCGTCTTCTCCGCGCTTCAGTTCCTTGGCCTCGGGCATGATCGCGTGCTGCGCCTGCCCACCGACGTGTTGGGCCGGATCGACCCGACGGCATTCCTGGGGGCGCTCGATTCCGTCGCCGGTCCCTTGATCGCCGTTCTTCAAGCTGGGCAAATCAATACCGGCGCTTTCGACGACTTTGGCAAGATCATCCCGCCGCTGAAGGCGAAAGACGCCTGGGTGCACGTTGATGGCGCCTTTGGCCTGTGGGCGCAGGCTTCAGCGAAGACCAGCCACCTTAGCCGCGGCATCGAAGCGGCCGACAACTGGGCGACCGACGGCCACAAGTGGCTACAGACGCCCTATGATTGCGGCTATGCGATCGTCCGCAACGAGCTCGCCCATCGCCGCGCCATGACGATCGCCGCGAGCTATCTGCCGCTCGCCGGCGAAGGGGAACGCGATCCCTCACACTACGTGCCCGAGCTTTCGAGAAGGGCGCGCGGCTTTGCCACTTGGGCGATGCTGAAACATCTCGGCCGTGACGGCATCGCCACCCTCATCGACCAGTGCTGCGCCTCAGCGCGGCTGATGGCCGATCTCCTGTCGCAGCAACCGGGCATCGCCATTCTGAACGACGTCGCGCTGAACCAACTCGTCATCCGCTTCGGCGCCGACCTGCCCTCCGAAGAAGGCGACACATTGACCCGAAAGACGATCGAAAAGATCCAGGCGGACGGCATGATCTTCGCCAGCGGCGCCAAATGGCGCGGCCGCGACGTGCTCCGCCTCTCCGTCACCAATTTCCAAACGACGTCAGATGAGGCGCAACGCGCCGCAGAAAGCATCATCGCTGCGTTCAAGAGCGTCAGCCGGGGGTGA
- a CDS encoding Na+/H+ antiporter: protein MEPTHLFELVIAMFLAIIALHYVAHRLGLPPSVALLTGGALLAFVPGLPAISVDPELVLVIFLPPLLMDGAWSIAAARLRRHVIGITSLAVGAVFFTCAVIAVVAHLIFPSIPWAACAALGAIVAPPDAVAARAVLQRVRLPRRLQILLEGESLLNDASGLVLFRFAVAAAATGAFSATEAAGSFLVLALGGAVIGIVVGMAWFKLVRRLGDEYLVIAASVLLCWIAYLAGEQLHVSGVIATVTAGLIMSWHQHTVLSAAMRVRGVSFWTVMIFLMEAAVFILIGLSLRDVVERGGGFATVIATMGLPMLAILVALVLARFAWVFACDFVVRFCASLGFARAQPLGVGGAAVLSWAGVRGVVTLALALSLPEGFPGRDFILATSFAVILGTVLIQGTTLGRVIAWARLVEPESEHARLTMSQAEAAMAQAQFGIVQSLAYDAEGKLIHPQLLERYQRRATSIIDYAEKTEQYIPALHAHFDVVLEAVAIGRREIIRLHRAGEIDDETLLELERDLDLEELSAISAKA from the coding sequence ATGGAACCAACCCACTTATTCGAGCTCGTCATCGCGATGTTTCTGGCGATCATCGCGCTGCACTATGTTGCCCACCGGCTCGGACTGCCGCCGTCCGTCGCGCTGCTGACTGGGGGCGCCTTGCTGGCCTTTGTACCGGGGTTGCCGGCGATATCAGTCGATCCGGAGCTGGTGCTCGTCATCTTCCTGCCGCCGTTGTTGATGGACGGGGCCTGGTCCATTGCGGCGGCGCGGTTGCGGCGGCATGTGATCGGCATCACCTCGCTTGCCGTCGGCGCGGTGTTCTTCACCTGCGCGGTCATCGCCGTCGTCGCCCATCTCATCTTTCCATCGATTCCCTGGGCAGCTTGCGCAGCCCTCGGCGCGATCGTTGCGCCGCCGGATGCAGTTGCGGCGCGTGCCGTGCTGCAGCGCGTCAGGCTGCCGCGGCGGCTTCAGATTCTGCTGGAAGGCGAGAGCCTGCTCAATGATGCGAGCGGCCTGGTGCTCTTCCGTTTTGCCGTTGCCGCTGCCGCAACCGGAGCCTTCAGCGCGACGGAGGCGGCCGGCAGTTTCCTCGTGCTGGCGCTCGGCGGCGCCGTCATCGGCATCGTGGTGGGAATGGCGTGGTTCAAGCTTGTCCGGCGCCTCGGCGACGAATATCTCGTCATCGCGGCCTCGGTGCTGCTTTGCTGGATTGCCTATCTCGCCGGAGAACAGCTGCATGTTTCGGGCGTCATCGCCACCGTGACCGCGGGCCTCATCATGAGCTGGCATCAGCACACCGTGCTATCAGCCGCAATGCGCGTGCGCGGCGTCTCGTTCTGGACGGTGATGATCTTCCTGATGGAAGCGGCGGTCTTCATCCTGATCGGGCTGTCGCTGCGGGATGTCGTCGAACGCGGCGGCGGCTTTGCCACCGTAATCGCGACGATGGGGCTACCGATGCTGGCGATCCTCGTCGCACTCGTTCTGGCGCGGTTTGCCTGGGTCTTTGCCTGCGATTTCGTCGTCAGGTTCTGTGCTTCGCTGGGCTTCGCACGGGCCCAACCGCTTGGCGTCGGCGGCGCTGCCGTGCTCAGTTGGGCGGGCGTGCGCGGTGTGGTGACGCTCGCTTTGGCGCTGAGCTTGCCCGAGGGGTTCCCGGGCCGCGACTTCATCCTCGCCACCTCCTTCGCGGTCATTCTCGGCACCGTGCTCATCCAGGGTACGACATTGGGGCGGGTGATTGCCTGGGCGCGGCTGGTGGAGCCGGAGTCGGAACATGCGCGCCTGACGATGAGCCAGGCCGAAGCCGCCATGGCGCAGGCGCAGTTCGGCATCGTCCAGAGCTTGGCCTATGACGCGGAAGGAAAACTCATCCACCCGCAATTGCTGGAGCGCTACCAGCGCCGCGCCACGTCGATCATCGACTACGCCGAGAAAACCGAGCAATACATACCGGCGCTGCATGCGCATTTCGACGTCGTTCTCGAAGCGGTTGCCATCGGGCGTCGGGAAATCATACGCCTCCATCGCGCCGGCGAGATCGACGATGAGACGCTGCTGGAGCTGGAACGGGATCTCGATCTCGAGGAGCTGAGTGCGATCTCGGCCAAGGCGTGA
- a CDS encoding low molecular weight protein tyrosine phosphatase family protein has translation MKNVLFVCSQNKLRSPTAEQVFASWPDIEVSSAGTNNDAENPLSTELIEWADIVFVMEKAHRAKVQGKYRSALKDKRLICLHIPDDYDFMDPSLVRLLKAKVPRHL, from the coding sequence GTGAAAAACGTCCTGTTCGTCTGCAGTCAGAACAAGCTTCGCAGCCCGACGGCCGAACAGGTCTTCGCGAGCTGGCCTGATATCGAAGTCTCCTCGGCAGGCACCAACAACGATGCCGAAAACCCGCTGTCGACAGAACTGATCGAATGGGCTGATATCGTCTTCGTCATGGAGAAGGCACACCGTGCGAAAGTCCAGGGCAAGTACAGGTCAGCTCTCAAGGACAAGCGGTTGATCTGCCTTCATATTCCTGATGACTACGATTTCATGGATCCTTCGCTCGTTCGGCTGTTGAAGGCGAAGGTACCTCGGCATCTCTAG